In a genomic window of Bos mutus isolate GX-2022 chromosome 6, NWIPB_WYAK_1.1, whole genome shotgun sequence:
- the METAP1 gene encoding methionine aminopeptidase 1, which produces MAAVETRVCETDGCSSEAKLQCPTCIKLGIQGSYFCSQECFKGSWATHKLLHKKAKDEKAKREVSSWTVEGDINTDPWAGYRYTGKLRPHYPLMPTRPVPSYIQRPDYADHPLGMSESEQALKGTSQIKLLSSEDIEGMRLVCRLAREVLDIAAGLIKPGVTTEEIDHAVHLACIARNCYPSPLNYYNFPKSCCTSVNEVICHGIPDRRPLQEGDIVNVDITLYRNGYHGDLNETFFVGDVDEGARKLVQTTYECLMQAIDAVKPGVRYRELGNIIQKHAQANGFSVVRSYCGHGIHKLFHTAPNVPHYAKNKAVGVMKAGHVFTIEPMICEGGWQDETWPDGWTAVTRDGKRSAQFEHTLLVTDTGCEILTRRLDSAQPHFMSQF; this is translated from the exons GAATGTTTTAAAGGAAGTTGGGCAACTCACAAGTTACTGCATAAGAAAGCAA AAGATGAAAAGGCCAAGCGAGAAGTGTCTTCCTGGACTGTAGAAGGTGATATCAACACTGATCCATGGGCAGGTTATCGATATACTGGAAAACTCAGACCCCATTATCCACTG ATGCCAACAAGGCCAGTGCCAAGTTATATTCAAAGACCAGATTATGCTGATCACCCTTTAG gaatgtctgaatctgagcaagctcttaAAGGTACTTCTCAAATTAAGTTACTCTCATCTGAAGATATAGAAGGGATGCGGCTCGTATGTAGG CTTGCTAGAGAAGTATTGGACATTGCCGCTGGGCTGATTAAACCAGGTGTAACTACTGAAGAAATAGATCATGCTGTACACTTA gCATGCATTGCAAGAAATTGCTATCCTTCACCCCTGAATTATTATAATTTCCCGAAGTCTTGTTGTACTTCAGTGAATGAAGTGATTTGCCATGGAATTCCAGACAGACGGCCTTTGCAAGAAGGTGATATTGTTAATG TGGACATCACTCTTTATCGGAATGGTTATCATGGGGACCtgaatgaaacattttttgttgGAGACGTGGACGAGGGAGCTCGGAAACTGGTTCAGACCACGTATGAGTGCCTGATGCAAGCCATTGACGCAG taAAGCCTGGTGTTCGATACAGAGAATTGGGAAACATTATCCAGAAGCATGCACAAGCAAATGGATTTTCAGTTGTTCGAAGTTACTGTGGGCATGGAATTCACAAGCTTTTTCATACAGCCCCCAATGTACCCCACTACGCCA aaaataaagcagTTGGAGTGATGAAAGCTGGTCATGTATTTACAATTGAGCCAATGATTTGTGAAG GCGGATGGCAGGATGAAACCTGGCCGGATGGCTGGACGGCGGTGACAAGAGACGGGAAGCGGTCTGCCCAGTTCGAGCACACTCTGCTGGTCACGGACACTGGCTGTGAGATCCTAACCCGGCGGCTTGATAGCGCGCAGCCTCACTTCATGTCCCAGTTTTAA